One window from the genome of Anticarsia gemmatalis isolate Benzon Research Colony breed Stoneville strain chromosome 8, ilAntGemm2 primary, whole genome shotgun sequence encodes:
- the LOC142974739 gene encoding uncharacterized protein LOC142974739, with product MADSQANENTCVVCFKNVLYYSIGECDHPVCFECSTRMRVLCLQNECPICRQDLSRVVFTDSIQPYKELRNRVFTDRLFERQHKIGFCSEEIKQAYERLLENRCKVCEKIPPFRTFSMLNDHMRKVHERYFCDLCVKHLKIFTSERKCYTRQELAHHRRKGDVDDTSHRGHPLCEFCEERFMDADELYRHLRKEHLYCHLCDADGRNLYYATHSALAHHFRTDHYLCEEGECAGQHLTAVFRSEIDLKAHKATVHGRGMPRGAARQARTLELQFNITPHPTLTQRQPREQQRERERVAETVQAAPAAASIDTQSDAQFPALSAAPPAPGLVLGHHRAYKGVDGLARTDKNFPTLGGGTARSVPRPAAPAAPVAATILRNSKPSVSIQLHSQPASASNFRLTQTGGSRGISGLAQSKKPPAPLHDDDFPSLGRDDHPSIGAATVQAPKVTLINSQEMQALKNNQVSTHHKKAPMSSEAFPALSSTSAPVAPPQWITVKSKDKQRPAKVEPPPQPREPAFNPVADFPTLPINHAKAKSKKQQQQPQPQPPPPQPTNDNSKMSKKEKKKQNSKKENTNFEETFHVNGTNDKKLLRESYASVNANSAPVAEGGKKIKTVDNSLSASDKNRNGGTGDFNLAARDYPPLSARAAPDASVPPGFKPRPACDGMTFTNSAGQTFPAPPHAYIPPPDFERRNRALVRQFAAALGAAPAVEDFKAASRAFRDSSIGAEQFLAHCRAALGERFGAVFPELVALLPDIAKQQELTRGRGAELAACATCGQLLAPPDAPAHATAHWPALAPR from the exons ATGGCCGACTCACAAGCAAACGAGAATACATGCGTAGTGTGTTTCAAGAACGTTTTGTACTATTCGATCGGAGAATGTGATCATCCCGTATGTTTCGAGTGTTCTACCCGAATGCGGGTGCTGTGCTTGCAAAATGAGTGTCCTATCTGCCGGCAAGACCTTTCAAGG GTTGTATTCACGGATTCCATCCAACCTTACAAAGAGCTTCGTAACAGGGTGTTTACTGACAGACTCTTTGAGAGGCAACACAAGATTGGGTTCTGCAGTGAGGAAATCAAACAGGCCTATGAACGGTTGCTGGAGAACCGTTGTAAGGTCTGCGAAAAGATACCACCATTTCGTACATTCAGTATGCTCAATGACCACATGAGGAAAGTGCATGAACGATACTTCTGCGATCTCTGCGTCAAACATTTGAAG ATCTTCACTAGTGAACGTAAGTGCTATACACGTCAAGAATTGGCTCACCATCGACGGAAAGGCGATGTGGACGATACATCACACAG GGGACATCCACTATGCGAATTTTGCGAAGAGCGTTTCATGGATGCGGACGAGTTATACCGTCATTTACGCAAGGAGCACTTATACTGTCACCTGTGCGACGCAGACGGACGCAACCTGTACTACGCCACGCACTCGGCGCTCGCGCATCACTTCAGGACCGACCATTACCTGTGCGAAGAGGGCGAGTGCGCGGGACAACATTTGACCGCTGTGTTCAGAAGTGAAATTGACTTAAAAG CTCATAAAGCGACGGTCCACGGTCGCGGCATGCCCCGCGGCGCCGCGCGGCAGGCTCGCACGCTCGAACTACAATTTAACATTACACCTCATCCTACGCTCACGCAAAGGCAACCCAG AGAGCAGCAGCGCGAGCGGGAGCGCGTGGCGGAGACAGTACAGGCGGCGCCGGCGGCCGCCAGCATCGACACGCAGAGCGACGCGCAGTTCCCCGCGCTGTcggccgcgccgcccgcgcccggccTCGTGCTCGGACACCACCGCGCCTACAAAG gaGTGGACGGCCTAGCGCGGACGGATAAGAACTTCCCGACCCTAGGGGGCGGCACGGCTCGCAGTGTCCCGCGGCCCGCAGCGCCGGCCGCGCCCGTCGCAGCCACCATACTTAGAAATT CTAAGCCGAGCGTGTCGATCCAGCTGCACAGCCAGCCGGCGTCGGCCAGCAACTTCCGGCTGACACAGACGGGCGGGTCGCGCGGCATCTCCGGCCTGGCGCAGAGCAAGAAGCCCCCCGCGCCGCTGCACGACGACGACTTCCCCTCGCTCGGACGAGATGACCATCCCAGTATCGGAGCCGCCACCGTGCAGGCGCCTAAG GTCACCCTCATCAATAGCCAAGAGATGCAGGCGCTTAAGAACAATCAAGTCAGTACGCATCACAAGAAAGCGCCGATGAGTTCGGAAGCGTTCCCGGCTTTATCGTCGACGTCGGCACCGGTCGCGCCTCCACAGTGGATCACCGTCAAGTCGAAGGATAAACAGAGACCTGCTAAGGTAGAGCCGCCGCCGCAGCCGAGAGAACCGGCTTTCAACCCCGTCGCCGACTTCCCCACTCTACCGATAAATCACGCCAAGGCGAAATCGAAGAAGCAGCAGCAGCAACCGCAGCCGCAACCGCCGCCCCCGCAACCCACAAATGACAACTCGAAAATGAgtaaaaaagagaaaaagaaacaaaatagtaaaaaggAGAACACAAACTTCGAGGAGACGTTTCACGTCAACGGGACCAACGACAAGAAGCTACTGAGGGAGTCGTACGCGTCCGTGAACGCGAACAGCGCGCCCGTCGCGGAGGGCGGCAAGAAGATCAAGACCGTGGACAACTCGCTGAGCGCCTCCGACAAGAACAGGAACGGCGGCACCGGCGACTTCAACCTGGCGGCGCGCGACTACCCGCCGCTcagcgcgcgcgccgcgcccgACGCCAGCGTGCCGCCCGGCTTCAAGCCGCGGCCCGCCTGCGACGGCATGACGTTCACGAACTCGGCCGGCCAGACGTTCCCGGCGCCGCCGCACGCCTACATCCCGCCGCCCGACTTCGAGCGCCGCAACCGCGCGCTCGTGCGCCAGTTCGCGGCCGCGCtcggcgccgcgcccgccgtgGAGGACTTCAAGGCGGCGTCGCGCGCCTTCCGCGACTCCAGCATCGGCGCCGAGCAGTTCCTGGCGCACTGCCGCGCCGCGCTGGGCGAGCGCTTCGGCGCCGTGTTCCCCGAGCTGGTGGCGCTGCTGCCCGACATCGCCAAGCAGCAGGAGCTCACGCGCGGCCGCGGCGCCGAGCTGGCGGCCTGCGCCACGTGCGGCCAGCTGCTGGCGCCGCCCGACGCGCCCGCGCACGCCACCGCGCACTGGCCCGCGCTGGCGCCGCGCTAG